Genomic window (Bradyrhizobium sp. 186):
GCGACTGCCACCTCAAATGCTGCCGGCTCCCCCGCCTGGGCGGATACGCTGCTGTTGTCGTTCGCGCAGGCCGGCTATGTCAGGGCCGAGCCCGCCATCCTGCAACCGGCCGAGCCGTTTCTGGATCTCTCCGGCGAGGACATCCGCAAAAGCCTGTACCTGACGACGGACCTGTCCGGCGAGGAGCTCTGCTTGCGCCCGGACCTGACGATCCCGGTGGCGCGCGACTACCTCGCCTCGGGGCGCGCCGGCCAGCCGGCGGGGTTCAGCTACCTTGGCCCGGTGTTCCGCTACCGCAGCGGGCAAGCCAGTGAATTCCTCCAGGCCGGCATCGAATCCTTCGGCCGTCAGGACCGCGCCGCGGCGGATGCCGAGATGCTGGCGCTGGCGCTGGAAGCAACCGCCGCCTTCGGCGTGCGCGACGTCGAGATCCGCACCGGCGACGTGGCGCTGTTCAATGCCTTGCTCGATGCGCTCGACCTCTATCCGGTCTGGCGCCGCCGGCTGATCAAGGACTTCAACCGCAAGATCAGCCTGGAACAGGATCTGGAACGGCTGGCGCGCACGACGACCGCCACCCGCAGCGAATACGAAGGCGTACTCGCCGCGCTCGCCGGGTCCGACCGCAAGGCGGCGCTCGCCTTCGTCACCGACCTGATGTCGATCGCCGGCACCACCAATGTCGGCGGCCGCACCACGGCCGAGATCGCCGACCGCTTCCTCGAGCAATCGACGCTGAAGGGCGGCGCGCTGCCGCGTGATGCCCTCACCGTGCTCAAGCGCTTCCTGTCGATATCGGGCAACCCCGACGATGCGATCGCCGAGCTACGCGCGCTCACCGCCGACGCTAAGCTCGATCTCGGCTCCGCCGTCGACCAGTTCGAGAGCCGGGTCGGCTTCATGGCCGCGCGCGGCATCGACGTGAAGCAGACGCGCTTCTCGACCGCGTTCGGGCGTGGGCTCGACTATTACACCGGCTTCGAATTCGAAGTGCATCACAGGGGCAACGGCGCCGAGCCGCTGGTTGCCGGCGGCCGCTATGACGGACTGATGACCCAGCTCGGGTCGCCCGACCCGATTCCGGCCGTCGGCTTCTCGGTCTGGGTCGACGCGCTGACCCGGATCGGCCGCAAGGAGCTCAAGTCATGAGCGCGCCATTCGTTCTGGCCGTTCCCTCCAAGGGCCGCCTTCAGGAGAACACCGAGGCCTTTTTCGCCCGCGCAGGGCTCAAGCTGTCGAAGGCCGGTGGCGCGCGCGACTATCGCGGCACGATCGCGGGCCTCGACAATGTCGAAGTCGCCTATCTCTCGGCCAGCGAGATCGCCTCGCAATTGTCCCGCGGCGTGGCGCATCTCGGCGTCACCGGGGAAGATCTGGTGCGCGAGAACATTGCGGACGCCGACAACCGCGTATCCCTGATCGAGGGGCTTGGCTTCGGCTACGCCGACGTCGTCGTCGCGGTGCCGCAGGCGTGGATCGATGTCCGCACCATGGCCGACCTCGACGACGTCACCACCGGCTTCCGCGAACAGCATCACATGCGGATGCGGGTCGCGACCAAGTTCATCAACCTCACCCGTGCCTTTTTCTCGAGCCACGGCATCACCGACTACCGCATCGTCGAAAGCACCGGCGCGACCGAAGGCGCGCCGGCAGCCGGCGCCGCCGAGCTGATCGTCGACATCACCACGACAGGTGCGACGCTCGCTGCCAATGGCCTGAGAGTGCTCGACGACGGCGTGATCCTGCGCAGCCAGGCCAATCTGGTCGCCTCGAAGGAGGCAGACTGGTCACCGCAGGCGCGGGAGACCGCGCGCGTCATCCTCGATCACATCGCGGCGCGGGCGCGGGCCAACAAGTATCGCGAGGTCCGCACCCGCTTCCGGCAATGCGACGCAGCCCTGCTCGGCGAAGCCCACGAGCGCTTCGGCGTCGAGGCCCCGTTCGGCGGCCCGACCTCGTCGGGGATGCTGACGCTGCACTGCCCACCGGGCCAGCTCTATGCGCTCGCGAGCTTCCTGCGCGACCACGGCGCCGAGACGGTCTCGGTGGTCTCGCTCGACTACGTGTTCGACCGGGAGAACCCGCTGTTCGCCAAGCTCGAGGCGTTCCTGCGGCGGTGAGCCTCAGGTCCGTTCAGCGTAGCGACAGCAAACCGCAGCTACCATATGCTGTTGAGAAGACTTGAACGCATCTGGAACCTTGATCGATGACGCTGGGCTCTGACGTTTCCGCCCTGACCACCACCGCCACCGGCGCCGCGGCGAAGGGACTGTCGATTGTCGTCCCCGTCTACAACGAGGCGGCGGGACTGACATCCCTGCACCAGCGCATCTGTGATCTCGCCAAGACCTTGCGGCTGCGCTATCGCCTCGCCTGCGAGGTCGTCTATGTCGACGACGGCAGTGCGGATGCGACGCTGTCGATCGCCCACGCGCTGCCGGCCGACGCGATCGACGTCCAGGTGGTCTCGCTGTCGCGCAATTTCGGCAAGGAGGCGGCGCTGATGGCCGGCCTCGACCACGCCCGGCTCGGCGCCGTGCTGTTCATGGACGGTGACGGCCAGCACCCGCCGACTCTGGTCGAGCAGCTGGTGCGGCACTGGATCGATGACGGCTATGACGTCGTCTATACCGCCAAGGCACATCGCGACAACGAGACCTTCCTGCGCCGGCTCGCGGTGCACGGCTTCTACGCGCTGATCAACTGGGGCGCTCGCCAGAAGATCCCCGAGGACGCCGGCGACTTCCGCCTGCTCTCGCCCCGCGCGGTCGCAGCGCTCAGGCAGCTGCCGGAGCGCAACCGCTTCTTCAAGGGTCTCGCAAGCTGGATCGGCTTCCGCCAGATCCGCGTCGACTACGAGCCCGCGCCGCGCGTCCACGGCGTGACGACCTTCAGCGCCACGCGCCTGCTCGGTCTTTCGATCGAAGGCCTCACCTCATTTTCAGTGGCGCCGCTGCGCTTTGCGAGCCTGCTCGGCGTGATCCTGGCAGGCGGCGCCTTCCTGTTCGGCCTGTCGATCCTCTGGGAGGTCTGGACCACCGGCAAGCAGGTGCCCGGCTATCCCTCGCTGGTGATCGGCCTGATGACGATCGGCGGCGTGCAGCTCATCATGATCGGCATTGTCGGCGAATATATCGGCAAGATCCTCTCCGAGCTGAAGGCGCGTCCGATCTACTTCGTCGCCGAGCACAGCCAGAAGCATTTCGAGGCCGACAAGGCCGACGACGCCTCGAAGAGGACGGCGGCCGAATGAGCGCCGCCGCGACGCCGCGGCGGATCTGGCTCTGCGCCGACGATTACGGCATCAGCCCGGGCGTCAACCGCGCCATCCGCGACCTGATCGAACGCGGCCGCCTCAACGCCACCTCGGTGATGATGGTTGGCCCGGCGATCGATCGCAGCGAGATCGATGCGCTGCAGGCGGCGGCCAAAGCCAGCCCGCGTTGCGCGATTGGATTGCACGTGACGCTGACGGCGCCGTTCCGGCCGCTGACCATGCATTTCCGCCCGCTCGACGGCGACATGTTCCTAGCCTTTCCAAAACTCTTGCGCGCGGGCCTTGCGCGGCGGCTCGACCGCGAGTTCTTTCGCAATGAGGTAAAGGCGCAATTGGCAGCCTTCGCAGAAGCGTTCGGGCGCGCACCCGATTTCGTCGACGGCCACCAGCATGTGCAGCTCTTTCCGCAGGTGC
Coding sequences:
- a CDS encoding ATP phosphoribosyltransferase regulatory subunit, giving the protein MTATATSNAAGSPAWADTLLLSFAQAGYVRAEPAILQPAEPFLDLSGEDIRKSLYLTTDLSGEELCLRPDLTIPVARDYLASGRAGQPAGFSYLGPVFRYRSGQASEFLQAGIESFGRQDRAAADAEMLALALEATAAFGVRDVEIRTGDVALFNALLDALDLYPVWRRRLIKDFNRKISLEQDLERLARTTTATRSEYEGVLAALAGSDRKAALAFVTDLMSIAGTTNVGGRTTAEIADRFLEQSTLKGGALPRDALTVLKRFLSISGNPDDAIAELRALTADAKLDLGSAVDQFESRVGFMAARGIDVKQTRFSTAFGRGLDYYTGFEFEVHHRGNGAEPLVAGGRYDGLMTQLGSPDPIPAVGFSVWVDALTRIGRKELKS
- the hisG gene encoding ATP phosphoribosyltransferase, whose protein sequence is MSAPFVLAVPSKGRLQENTEAFFARAGLKLSKAGGARDYRGTIAGLDNVEVAYLSASEIASQLSRGVAHLGVTGEDLVRENIADADNRVSLIEGLGFGYADVVVAVPQAWIDVRTMADLDDVTTGFREQHHMRMRVATKFINLTRAFFSSHGITDYRIVESTGATEGAPAAGAAELIVDITTTGATLAANGLRVLDDGVILRSQANLVASKEADWSPQARETARVILDHIAARARANKYREVRTRFRQCDAALLGEAHERFGVEAPFGGPTSSGMLTLHCPPGQLYALASFLRDHGAETVSVVSLDYVFDRENPLFAKLEAFLRR
- a CDS encoding glycosyltransferase family 2 protein: MTLGSDVSALTTTATGAAAKGLSIVVPVYNEAAGLTSLHQRICDLAKTLRLRYRLACEVVYVDDGSADATLSIAHALPADAIDVQVVSLSRNFGKEAALMAGLDHARLGAVLFMDGDGQHPPTLVEQLVRHWIDDGYDVVYTAKAHRDNETFLRRLAVHGFYALINWGARQKIPEDAGDFRLLSPRAVAALRQLPERNRFFKGLASWIGFRQIRVDYEPAPRVHGVTTFSATRLLGLSIEGLTSFSVAPLRFASLLGVILAGGAFLFGLSILWEVWTTGKQVPGYPSLVIGLMTIGGVQLIMIGIVGEYIGKILSELKARPIYFVAEHSQKHFEADKADDASKRTAAE
- a CDS encoding ChbG/HpnK family deacetylase, with the protein product MSAAATPRRIWLCADDYGISPGVNRAIRDLIERGRLNATSVMMVGPAIDRSEIDALQAAAKASPRCAIGLHVTLTAPFRPLTMHFRPLDGDMFLAFPKLLRAGLARRLDREFFRNEVKAQLAAFAEAFGRAPDFVDGHQHVQLFPQVRDGFVDAVSEAAPKAWVRQGGRDLPLAQRLASPKALVLDILSAQFRRRAGSVGLAFNPGFAGAYDFTRAADFGELMRQFLEGLPNGGLIMCHPGFVDDVLTGLDPMTDVREREHAYLAGEAFARLLADSNVTLG